From a single Oncorhynchus nerka isolate Pitt River linkage group LG11, Oner_Uvic_2.0, whole genome shotgun sequence genomic region:
- the helt gene encoding hairy and enhancer of split-related protein helt has product MLTFECNSLKNIGVSVCFLIVTFFGFLLGELLGEFANYFHYGYHECMKNLVHYLTTEERVETKDIKYARILAFLQSKSRVATEPVFGSLGAFPDQADYLCQLHSSPESLQSHSPNDSVFQQSPPGHFSWHSTARSPTISYPTVPLSAPTQQHHGGYLSPVQGLDHHYFNFFNGHPHANAFSLHSTQHAL; this is encoded by the coding sequence ATGCTCACATTTGAATGTAATAGCTTAAAGAATATTGGAGTTTCTGTGTGTTTTCTAATCGTCACCTTCTTCGGATTCCTTTTAGGTGAGCTACTGGGGGAGTTCGCCAACTACTTCCACTACGGCTACCACGAGTGCATGAAGAACCTGGTGCACTACCTGACCACGGAGGAGAGGGTTGAGACCAAAGACATCAAGTACGCAAGGATCCTGGCCTTTCTTCAGTCCAAGTCCCGGGTCGCCACCGAGCCGGTGTTCGGCTCACTGGGCGCGTTTCCAGACCAGGCAGATTATCTGTGCCAGTTGCACTCCTCCCCGGAGTCACTCCAGAGTCACAGCCCCAACGACTCCGTGTTTCAGCAGAGCCCACCCGGACACTTCTCTTGGCACAGCACGGCGCGCAGCCCGACCATCTCGTACCCAACGGTGCCGCTTTCCGCACCGACGCAACAGCACCATGGTGGCTACCTGTCACCAGTGCAAGGACTTGACCATCACTACTTCAACTTTTTCAACGGCCACCCGCACGCGAATGCGTTCAGTTTGCACAGTACGCAACATGCGTTGTAA